A region of uncultured Carboxylicivirga sp. DNA encodes the following proteins:
- a CDS encoding OmpA family protein — protein sequence MRKVALLYFYMMIAFAGFTQENPKISKELFLSATTENTKAVEKLFNTAEKYYQKGHDYYGEALKYYVRLYQLAPESSELNYKIGVCCLYSSNPKRALQYFEKCTPDVASDYHLHLGRAYQYNLQYINAQRSYEVYSASLSPAKQKSFSKELEQLTRECIFGNQAVQDTLPVFIKNLGPIINTYYDEYAAVFSSQGDSAIFFTSRRPKREPKNIKPRTKYNERILVSKNCLYSPADEVGEPKVFGSSEGATLRSGQNLSVSGIIDEKNRLLYYKGKKNNGDIYTASIIEDRVLDFKKIRGKVDHIAYQETSMTAELDNGYFIDTESEGKGKKGIWQTAYFVSDRPGGEGGKDIWQCTWKKKLKFKNVQNIGADINTPFDEEAVYVTPDGKTLYFASNGHQGMGGFDIFKCEKQSDGKWSKPVNMGYPINTPANELFYHPTPDSMFSLLATTRDGGYGGLDIYKVEKDPRIPFQLSGQVTENKDSSVLNATISIFNIKDESLLLSTNQDTVTGKYLLDFEDVGLYMAHVEAPGYRSVKDTIECPTKRHEKVEANYQLEKLKYPFTLYGNVYNIKTGDPVQAKIELRSEIDTTILYSTVSNSETGAYSLTVEDKMTFNLIVSSEDYYSKEEILELKKVSGDKQQKYIQLKPNKILYYLTGNIYEEESNEPINGRVSFTRPGEEKPFAFSELDSISKKYTLKVEEAGPFILQVDAEGYFFMNDTHEFKSDSTLIIRDFTLKKMKSGAKIVVENILFNTGKSTLKPSSFVELDKLANLLIENKDVRIEVSGHTDNVGSASVNKKISKARALTVRNYLLSKGVETERVTYMGYGFDQPIADNTTPEGRAQNRRVEIKVIE from the coding sequence ATGAGAAAAGTAGCATTATTGTATTTTTATATGATGATTGCATTTGCGGGTTTTACTCAGGAAAATCCAAAGATTTCAAAAGAATTATTTCTTTCAGCAACCACTGAAAATACAAAAGCTGTTGAAAAACTTTTTAATACAGCTGAGAAATATTATCAAAAGGGTCATGATTATTATGGCGAAGCTTTAAAGTATTATGTGCGTTTGTACCAGTTAGCACCCGAATCATCTGAGCTTAACTATAAAATTGGAGTATGTTGTTTATATTCATCAAATCCCAAAAGGGCTCTTCAATATTTTGAAAAATGTACACCTGATGTAGCATCAGATTACCATCTTCATTTAGGTAGGGCTTATCAGTACAATCTTCAATATATAAATGCACAAAGGTCTTACGAAGTTTACTCAGCTTCATTAAGTCCTGCCAAACAGAAATCCTTTTCCAAAGAATTGGAACAACTTACCAGGGAATGTATTTTTGGAAACCAAGCTGTACAGGACACATTACCAGTTTTTATTAAAAACCTTGGACCGATCATTAATACATATTACGATGAGTATGCAGCCGTTTTTTCTTCGCAGGGTGATTCGGCCATCTTCTTTACTTCAAGAAGGCCAAAAAGAGAACCAAAAAATATTAAACCACGAACGAAATATAACGAACGAATTTTAGTAAGTAAAAATTGTTTGTATAGTCCCGCTGATGAAGTTGGTGAACCAAAGGTCTTTGGAAGTTCTGAAGGAGCTACATTACGCTCAGGACAAAATCTAAGCGTTTCAGGTATTATAGATGAAAAGAACAGACTATTATATTATAAAGGCAAAAAGAATAATGGTGATATTTATACTGCTTCAATTATAGAGGATAGAGTTCTGGACTTCAAAAAGATAAGAGGAAAAGTTGATCATATTGCCTATCAGGAAACCAGTATGACAGCAGAACTTGATAATGGTTATTTTATCGATACAGAATCAGAAGGAAAAGGAAAGAAAGGTATCTGGCAGACTGCTTATTTTGTCAGTGATCGTCCTGGAGGAGAAGGAGGAAAAGATATCTGGCAATGTACCTGGAAAAAGAAATTAAAATTTAAAAATGTACAAAATATAGGTGCTGATATTAATACACCATTTGATGAAGAAGCTGTTTATGTTACTCCAGATGGTAAAACACTTTATTTTGCTTCTAATGGTCATCAGGGTATGGGTGGCTTTGATATTTTTAAATGTGAGAAACAAAGCGATGGAAAATGGAGTAAGCCTGTTAATATGGGGTATCCAATAAATACACCGGCTAACGAGTTGTTTTATCATCCTACTCCTGACTCAATGTTTTCCCTTCTAGCCACCACTCGTGACGGCGGTTATGGTGGTCTGGATATTTACAAAGTTGAGAAAGATCCAAGAATACCGTTCCAGTTATCTGGACAGGTAACTGAGAATAAAGATAGTTCGGTTTTAAATGCAACAATCAGCATTTTTAATATCAAGGACGAGAGCCTGTTACTCTCAACAAATCAGGATACTGTTACCGGTAAATATCTATTGGATTTTGAAGATGTTGGCTTGTATATGGCACATGTTGAAGCCCCGGGGTATCGATCTGTTAAGGATACCATTGAATGTCCGACAAAGAGACACGAAAAGGTGGAAGCCAACTATCAACTCGAGAAGTTAAAATATCCTTTTACCTTGTATGGTAACGTTTACAATATTAAAACAGGTGATCCGGTTCAGGCAAAAATTGAATTAAGGTCTGAAATTGATACCACCATTTTATATAGTACTGTATCAAACAGCGAAACAGGAGCATACAGCCTGACGGTTGAAGACAAAATGACTTTTAACTTAATTGTTTCGTCTGAAGATTATTATTCAAAAGAAGAAATACTGGAACTGAAGAAGGTATCTGGTGATAAACAGCAAAAGTATATTCAGCTTAAACCAAATAAAATTTTATACTATTTAACGGGTAATATTTACGAAGAAGAAAGTAATGAGCCAATTAACGGTAGGGTTAGCTTTACGAGACCAGGAGAGGAAAAACCTTTTGCGTTTAGTGAGCTGGATTCAATTTCAAAAAAATATACTCTGAAAGTTGAGGAAGCAGGTCCGTTTATTTTACAGGTTGACGCTGAAGGATATTTCTTTATGAATGATACTCATGAATTTAAGAGTGATTCAACGCTGATTATTAGGGATTTTACCCTGAAAAAGATGAAATCGGGAGCTAAGATTGTGGTTGAAAATATTCTCTTCAACACTGGTAAATCAACTCTTAAACCCTCATCATTTGTTGAACTTGACAAGCTAGCAAATCTACTGATCGAGAATAAAGATGTGAGAATTGAAGTTTCAGGGCATACTGATAATGTTGGATCGGCTTCTGTGAATAAAAAAATATCTAAAGCACGGGCTTTGACAGTAAGAAATTATCTTTTATCAAAAGGTGTGGAAACAGAACGTGTAACCTATATGGGATATGGTTTTGACCAACCTATTGCAGATAATACAACACCAGAAGGTAGGGCTCAGAACAGAAGGGTAGAAATCAAAGTAATTGAATAA
- a CDS encoding glycerate kinase yields MKRIFVCCDSFKGTLSSYEVNEVVSYELLKKGYECESLPMADGGEGSLDIIHYSLNAKNTIVNTYTADYSPINASYFIHENEAYIDTASASGLVHIKPNNKKPLQLSSYGTGLLFKHAIDNGIKVINFFLGGSATVDGGVGLLYGLVGEPLPISNSLLSFNSEVIKSAVNILKGIKVNLITDVNNPIVGQNGAAEVYGPQKGASSQEVLQLENAMQKWVEYLQLNVSFDIKDIKGAGAAGGIGLPFIALNTCYILKGYEYFRNLLNYSEAINRCDIVITGEGCIDHQTMMGKGPGQLAKEADEKGKLVIGIGGMVKEEPSVFDKVFSTYTGSFNELDIKYNAKERLQMTTKQVAEYLTNC; encoded by the coding sequence ATGAAAAGAATATTTGTTTGTTGCGATTCATTTAAGGGAACCTTGTCTTCTTATGAAGTTAATGAAGTGGTTAGTTATGAATTACTTAAGAAAGGTTATGAATGTGAATCTCTTCCGATGGCTGATGGAGGTGAAGGATCTCTGGATATCATTCACTATTCTTTAAATGCAAAAAATACTATAGTAAATACTTATACTGCAGATTATAGCCCGATAAATGCTTCTTATTTTATTCACGAGAATGAGGCATATATTGACACTGCTAGTGCCAGTGGTTTGGTTCATATTAAGCCAAATAATAAAAAGCCTTTGCAATTGAGTTCTTATGGAACAGGATTATTGTTTAAGCATGCTATTGATAATGGCATTAAGGTTATTAACTTCTTCCTGGGAGGAAGTGCAACCGTTGATGGCGGTGTAGGTTTATTATATGGTTTGGTTGGCGAACCATTACCTATCTCTAATTCATTACTAAGTTTTAATTCTGAGGTAATAAAGAGTGCTGTAAACATATTAAAAGGAATCAAGGTCAATTTAATTACTGATGTTAATAACCCAATTGTTGGACAAAATGGAGCAGCAGAAGTATATGGTCCACAAAAAGGAGCATCATCACAAGAAGTGCTACAATTGGAAAATGCTATGCAGAAGTGGGTGGAATATCTTCAATTAAATGTTTCTTTTGATATTAAAGATATTAAAGGGGCAGGAGCTGCAGGTGGAATTGGTTTGCCATTCATTGCTTTAAATACATGCTATATATTGAAAGGTTATGAATATTTTAGAAATCTGCTGAATTATTCTGAAGCAATAAATCGATGTGATATTGTAATAACCGGTGAAGGTTGTATTGATCATCAGACCATGATGGGAAAAGGGCCAGGACAGTTGGCAAAAGAAGCTGATGAGAAAGGAAAATTGGTGATAGGTATTGGAGGGATGGTAAAGGAAGAACCGTCTGTTTTTGATAAAGTCTTTTCTACTTATACAGGTTCTTTTAACGAGTTAGATATCAAATACAATGCAAAAGAAAGGTTGCAGATGACAACTAAACAAGTAGCAGAATATTTAACTAATTGCTGA
- a CDS encoding glutaminyl-peptide cyclotransferase, with protein MKKLAFKFWALSLMLLSGCNVVKLNNNSFNSNHKTLAFSNNDTLTFTTSYKRVIDSVLINDDVYIVGAKSFLFSLNGRDGGLQKIKLNFYLSNRKTKQIEKEIFILADTAPKSISIDNYITIPHNTSLFTQGLEFNKGVLFESAGRYGESSVTKINHITGEITSQVKVDPNIFAEGLTIIDDTIFVLTWKEGLLLQLDSNLKEIEKKAYSHEGWGLCNDGFSFIASDGSDKIYFMDPKSLEVINQVTVYNHQETVLMLNELEWINGYLVANVWGKEYLVVIDPDTGKVLYQIDFSEIIEKYHLEGKGTLNGLAFDKESNKLYFTGKNWPYYFVSYLPKELQR; from the coding sequence ATGAAAAAGCTGGCGTTTAAATTTTGGGCTCTAAGCCTGATGTTATTGTCAGGATGTAATGTTGTTAAACTAAATAATAATAGTTTTAACAGCAATCATAAAACGCTGGCTTTTTCAAATAATGATACACTAACTTTTACGACAAGCTATAAGCGTGTAATAGATTCAGTTTTAATAAATGATGATGTTTATATTGTAGGTGCAAAATCATTCTTGTTTTCTCTAAACGGAAGAGACGGTGGATTGCAAAAGATAAAACTGAACTTCTATTTATCTAATCGAAAGACAAAACAGATTGAGAAGGAAATTTTCATTCTTGCCGATACTGCTCCCAAAAGTATTTCAATTGATAATTATATAACCATTCCTCACAATACATCTTTATTTACGCAAGGTCTGGAATTTAATAAGGGTGTTTTGTTTGAGTCGGCAGGCAGATATGGAGAATCATCTGTTACCAAAATAAATCACATCACAGGTGAAATTACTTCGCAAGTAAAAGTAGATCCTAATATATTTGCTGAGGGATTGACAATTATTGATGATACCATTTTTGTACTTACCTGGAAAGAAGGTTTGTTGCTTCAACTTGATTCGAACTTAAAAGAAATTGAAAAAAAGGCTTATAGTCATGAAGGCTGGGGACTTTGTAATGATGGCTTTTCTTTTATTGCTTCAGACGGATCTGATAAGATCTATTTTATGGATCCAAAATCTTTAGAAGTTATTAACCAGGTGACGGTTTACAATCATCAGGAAACAGTATTAATGCTCAATGAACTGGAATGGATTAATGGTTACTTGGTGGCTAATGTTTGGGGTAAGGAATATTTAGTTGTAATTGATCCTGATACTGGTAAAGTATTATATCAGATTGATTTTTCCGAAATAATTGAAAAATATCATTTAGAAGGTAAGGGTACTTTAAATGGCTTAGCTTTTGATAAAGAAAGTAATAAGTTATATTTCACTGGAAAAAACTGGCCATATTACTTTGTCAGTTATCTGCCAAAAGAACTTCAAAGATAA
- a CDS encoding MalY/PatB family protein: MYDFDRIIDRSETNTYKFDLRKKNFGEEDVIPLWVADMDFAAAPEIHEQIQKRASHEIFGYTIRKEDFNEAIVDWCEYKHNWKVKSDWIEYSPGVVPALAFSILGLTEPGDGVIINTPVYPPFHAVVSDNGRQLIKNSLIQENGRYVFDFVSFEKEASKSSTKLFILCNPHNPVGRAWSKEELIKIHEICVKHNVLVLADEIHSDLVWWGKQHNAFAAINDEAAANCLTFMAPSKTFNIAGFNTSYVISSNPKLLSAYRKVQNRLQVHLGHVFSSLALTSAYNLGRPWLKELTTYLEANIKLVDEFLKSKMPEVKMQIPEATYLLWLNFSEWNLNHNEVKNHLIKKAKVGLNDGTSFGVEGEYYMRLNVASPRSVLEKALNQMADTQPR; this comes from the coding sequence ATGTACGATTTTGATAGAATCATTGACAGATCTGAGACAAACACATATAAGTTTGATTTAAGAAAGAAGAATTTTGGAGAAGAGGATGTGATACCTCTTTGGGTGGCAGATATGGATTTTGCGGCAGCACCTGAAATACATGAGCAAATTCAGAAACGAGCTTCACATGAAATTTTTGGTTATACAATTCGAAAAGAGGATTTTAACGAAGCAATTGTAGATTGGTGCGAATATAAACATAATTGGAAGGTAAAATCAGATTGGATTGAGTATTCACCTGGAGTTGTACCTGCACTTGCCTTTTCCATACTAGGACTAACAGAACCCGGAGATGGTGTGATTATCAATACACCTGTTTACCCTCCTTTTCATGCAGTAGTATCAGATAATGGAAGACAGCTTATTAAGAATTCTTTGATTCAGGAAAATGGCAGGTATGTTTTTGATTTTGTGAGTTTCGAGAAAGAAGCATCCAAATCTTCAACGAAGCTATTTATACTGTGTAACCCACACAATCCTGTTGGAAGGGCATGGTCAAAAGAAGAACTTATTAAGATACATGAAATTTGTGTGAAACATAATGTATTAGTTTTGGCTGATGAAATTCACTCTGATCTTGTGTGGTGGGGTAAACAGCATAATGCCTTTGCTGCAATAAATGATGAAGCTGCAGCTAATTGTCTCACTTTCATGGCTCCATCCAAGACTTTTAATATAGCTGGATTTAATACCTCTTACGTAATTTCATCCAATCCTAAATTATTATCTGCCTACAGAAAAGTTCAAAACCGACTTCAGGTGCATTTAGGACATGTATTTAGTAGTTTGGCTCTAACATCAGCATATAATTTAGGTAGGCCATGGTTAAAAGAACTGACTACTTATCTTGAAGCAAATATTAAGCTGGTTGATGAATTTTTAAAAAGCAAAATGCCTGAAGTGAAAATGCAAATTCCGGAGGCTACCTATTTGCTTTGGTTAAACTTTAGTGAATGGAATCTAAATCATAATGAAGTTAAAAATCATTTGATAAAAAAGGCTAAAGTTGGTTTAAATGATGGAACGAGTTTTGGTGTTGAAGGAGAGTATTATATGCGTTTAAATGTGGCAAGTCCACGATCCGTATTGGAAAAGGCATTGAATCAGATGGCAGATACACAACCACGCTAA